Proteins encoded together in one Formosa sp. Hel3_A1_48 window:
- a CDS encoding flavin reductase family protein gives MIHLKRQDFEELDHIFRINLINSCSGFKSANLIGTKSNDGTPNVAVFSSVTHLGSNPPLLGIIFRPVTDVPRNTYENIKETGQFTINHIDASIIQDAHHTSAKYPKEVSEFNTTELEEEYKNGWHAPFVKNAPIQMALTYCEEYEIKANNTIQLIGEIKDLFIRPELLEDDGFINLSKGKIVAINGLDGYTIPKLKERIAYQRPKNKINLKR, from the coding sequence ATGATACATTTAAAACGTCAAGACTTTGAAGAGTTAGACCATATATTTAGAATCAATTTGATTAACAGCTGCTCTGGTTTCAAATCAGCTAATCTTATAGGTACAAAATCTAATGATGGTACTCCTAATGTTGCCGTTTTTAGCTCCGTAACTCATCTAGGTTCTAATCCTCCACTTCTTGGTATAATTTTTAGGCCTGTTACAGATGTGCCGAGAAATACTTACGAAAACATAAAAGAAACTGGACAATTCACAATAAACCACATTGACGCTTCAATCATTCAAGATGCGCACCATACTTCAGCAAAATACCCAAAAGAGGTCTCAGAATTTAATACCACTGAATTAGAAGAAGAATACAAGAATGGATGGCATGCGCCATTTGTAAAAAACGCACCGATTCAAATGGCACTTACCTACTGTGAAGAGTATGAAATAAAGGCTAACAACACTATACAACTGATAGGAGAAATCAAAGATTTATTCATACGACCAGAATTATTGGAAGATGATGGATTTATTAATTTATCAAAAGGCAAGATTGTTGCAATAAACGGGTTAGACGGATATACTATTCCAAAACTTAAAGAGCGAATAGCTTACCAAAGACCAAAAAATAAAATAAATTTAAAACGGTAA
- a CDS encoding ABC1 kinase family protein, whose translation MKSIDRIPTSKLQRASKIVTTGAKVGVNYIKYYGEKLSKSEEIAKDNLNKNNAEDIYGGLKQLKGSALKVAQMLSMEKNILPQAYVEKFSLAQFSVPPLSSPLVIKTFKKYFGKNPDAIFDYFDSNSVNAASIGQVHKAKKNGKELAVKIQYPGVADSIKSDLAMVKPIALRMFNIKGKDSDKYFKEVEDKLTEETDYCLEIQQSQEISKACAHIPNILFPNYYNEYSSKRILTMDFMKGLHLSEYIKKNDDQEKFNRLGQALWDFYMHQIHNLKKVHADPHPGNFLINNDAQLIALDFGCMKVIPQTFYKPYFELADNSIINNKERFSEKLYELEILTPNDTKEEVSFFTDMFHDLLSVFTLPFQKEIFDFSDSDFFGKIGDLAERYSQSSELRKFNSNRGSKHFIYMNRTFFGLYNLMFDLKAKEVKINQFQHYK comes from the coding sequence ATGAAGTCTATCGATCGTATTCCTACATCAAAACTACAACGAGCTTCAAAAATTGTAACTACTGGTGCTAAAGTTGGTGTTAATTACATCAAGTATTATGGAGAAAAACTGAGCAAATCGGAGGAAATTGCTAAGGACAATCTAAACAAAAACAATGCTGAAGATATTTACGGTGGCCTCAAACAACTCAAGGGAAGCGCACTAAAAGTAGCGCAAATGCTAAGCATGGAAAAAAATATTTTACCGCAGGCTTATGTTGAGAAGTTTTCCTTAGCACAATTTTCTGTTCCCCCACTCTCCTCGCCACTAGTAATAAAAACATTCAAAAAGTATTTTGGTAAAAATCCAGATGCAATTTTCGATTATTTTGATTCTAATTCTGTTAATGCTGCTAGCATTGGTCAGGTACACAAAGCCAAAAAAAACGGAAAAGAATTAGCCGTAAAAATTCAATATCCTGGAGTAGCGGATAGTATTAAATCAGATCTAGCAATGGTCAAACCCATAGCACTAAGAATGTTTAATATTAAAGGCAAGGATTCCGACAAATACTTTAAGGAAGTTGAGGATAAGTTAACTGAAGAAACCGATTATTGCCTCGAAATACAACAAAGTCAAGAAATTTCAAAGGCCTGTGCGCACATTCCAAATATTTTATTTCCTAACTACTACAACGAATATTCATCTAAGCGAATTTTGACCATGGATTTCATGAAAGGATTGCATCTTTCTGAGTACATAAAGAAAAACGACGACCAAGAAAAGTTCAATCGATTAGGGCAAGCTTTATGGGATTTTTACATGCATCAAATCCACAATCTTAAAAAGGTACATGCAGATCCCCATCCGGGAAATTTTCTAATAAATAACGATGCTCAGTTAATTGCATTAGATTTTGGCTGTATGAAAGTGATTCCGCAAACATTCTATAAACCTTATTTTGAATTGGCTGATAATTCAATCATAAATAATAAAGAACGTTTTTCAGAAAAATTATATGAGCTAGAAATACTCACCCCGAACGACACTAAAGAAGAAGTTTCATTTTTCACGGACATGTTTCACGATTTACTAAGCGTCTTCACACTGCCCTTCCAGAAAGAGATATTTGATTTTTCTGATTCGGATTTTTTTGGAAAAATAGGTGATCTTGCTGAAAGATATAGCCAAAGTTCAGAGTTACGAAAGTTTAACAGCAATAGAGGATCTAAGCACTTTATTTATATGAACCGAACCTTTTTTGGACTCTACAACCTGATGTTTGATTTGAAGGCTAAAGAAGTTAAAATTAATCAATTTCAACACTACAAATGA
- a CDS encoding TetR family transcriptional regulator C-terminal domain-containing protein: MAKNTKLTKDKLIELYMNSVLEHNETPKSVYIFAKMNNFEESEFYSFFGSFEALESSIFEAFFDNTIKTLEKSKDYKNYDDQNKILSFYFTFFGNLTANRSYVTQALHSTKGGLNHLKKLKPLRKKFLEFVDELELTGIEIKNKRIDDIKDNLVNESYWVQMLVTLKFWLDDDSADFEKTDLFIEKSIAASFELAHTKPLKSVVDFGKFLFKEKIGSH; the protein is encoded by the coding sequence ATGGCAAAAAACACAAAACTCACCAAAGATAAACTCATTGAGTTGTACATGAACAGTGTTCTTGAGCACAACGAAACTCCAAAAAGCGTATACATATTCGCCAAAATGAACAACTTCGAAGAATCAGAATTCTATAGTTTTTTTGGATCATTTGAAGCGCTTGAATCTTCAATCTTTGAAGCGTTTTTCGATAACACTATTAAAACCCTAGAAAAAAGTAAAGACTACAAAAACTACGATGATCAAAATAAAATATTAAGTTTTTATTTTACTTTTTTTGGTAATCTAACTGCAAACCGTAGTTACGTTACTCAAGCATTGCACAGCACTAAAGGCGGGTTAAATCATCTTAAAAAGCTTAAGCCTTTACGTAAGAAGTTTTTAGAATTTGTAGATGAGTTAGAACTGACCGGTATTGAAATAAAAAACAAGCGCATCGACGATATTAAAGATAATTTAGTGAACGAATCGTATTGGGTGCAAATGCTCGTGACGTTGAAATTTTGGCTAGACGACGACTCGGCCGATTTTGAAAAAACGGATCTTTTTATCGAAAAATCTATAGCTGCAAGCTTTGAATTGGCGCACACAAAACCTCTCAAAAGCGTGGTTGACTTCGGTAAATTTTTGTTTAAAGAAAAAATCGGAAGTCATTAA
- a CDS encoding YifB family Mg chelatase-like AAA ATPase, with product MLNKVYGSAVFGVEAYTITVEVNVDNGIGYHLVGLPDNAIKESNFRIAAALENNGFRIPGKKIIINMSPADMRKEGSAYDLTLAIGVLAASGQIKAPHLERYIIMGELSLDGSLNPIKGALPIAIKALEEGFEGFILPEQNAKEAAIVKGLKVYGASHISDVIKHFDKNLELEVTAFDIQEEFAKALDQPEFDFADVKGQESIKRCMEIAAAGGHNIILIGPPGSGKTMLAKRLPSILPPMTLNEALETTKIHSVVGRLRSPSGFMTQRPFRSPHHTISDVALVGGGQYPQPGEISMAHNGVLFLDELPEFKRSVLEVMRQPLEDLEVTISRAKFTVTYPSSFMLVASMNPSPSGFFNDPSSPVTSSPAEMQRYLGKISGPLLDRIDIHVEVTPVPFEKLTEERRGEPSIVIRERVTKARTLQTRRFESINSVHYNAQMQTKHIRKFCVLDDASKALLKNAMERLNLSARAYDRILKVARTIADLEASNTINSRHISEAIQYRSLDREGWLL from the coding sequence ATGCTAAACAAAGTTTATGGTAGCGCTGTTTTTGGCGTGGAGGCCTATACCATCACGGTTGAAGTCAATGTGGACAATGGGATTGGATACCACTTGGTAGGTCTTCCTGATAATGCCATTAAAGAAAGTAATTTTAGAATTGCAGCAGCGCTAGAAAATAATGGCTTTCGAATTCCTGGCAAAAAAATCATCATCAATATGTCGCCTGCAGACATGCGCAAGGAAGGCTCGGCGTATGATTTAACACTAGCTATAGGGGTTTTAGCTGCTTCAGGGCAAATAAAAGCCCCTCATTTGGAGCGCTACATCATCATGGGGGAATTATCGCTAGATGGGAGTTTAAACCCCATAAAAGGAGCGTTACCTATTGCAATCAAAGCGCTGGAGGAAGGTTTTGAGGGATTCATACTCCCAGAACAAAACGCCAAAGAGGCAGCAATTGTAAAAGGACTCAAAGTTTATGGTGCCAGTCATATTTCAGACGTCATCAAGCATTTTGATAAGAATTTGGAATTGGAAGTCACGGCATTTGATATTCAAGAAGAATTTGCCAAAGCACTAGACCAACCCGAATTTGATTTTGCAGATGTAAAAGGGCAAGAAAGTATCAAGCGTTGCATGGAAATCGCAGCTGCAGGTGGGCACAATATCATTTTGATTGGCCCACCAGGGTCAGGAAAAACGATGTTAGCAAAACGCTTGCCATCAATTTTGCCTCCTATGACTTTGAATGAAGCCTTGGAAACCACTAAAATCCACTCCGTTGTAGGGCGATTGCGCTCGCCCTCTGGATTCATGACTCAAAGGCCATTTCGCTCTCCACACCACACAATCTCCGATGTCGCATTGGTAGGAGGAGGGCAGTACCCTCAACCAGGTGAAATCTCGATGGCACACAATGGGGTATTGTTTTTAGATGAATTACCTGAATTTAAGCGCTCGGTTCTCGAAGTCATGCGCCAACCTTTAGAAGATTTGGAAGTTACCATCTCAAGAGCAAAATTCACGGTGACATACCCCAGTAGTTTTATGTTGGTCGCCAGTATGAATCCAAGTCCAAGCGGTTTTTTTAATGATCCCTCATCACCTGTAACTTCTTCTCCGGCTGAAATGCAGCGCTATCTGGGAAAAATTTCTGGGCCATTGCTCGATCGTATCGATATTCATGTGGAGGTAACTCCTGTGCCTTTTGAAAAGCTCACAGAAGAACGTCGTGGTGAGCCATCTATTGTGATTAGAGAACGAGTAACAAAAGCTCGAACGTTGCAAACTCGACGCTTTGAGTCTATAAATTCGGTACATTATAATGCTCAAATGCAGACTAAGCATATACGAAAATTTTGTGTTTTGGACGATGCTTCAAAAGCCCTTTTGAAAAACGCAATGGAGCGTTTAAATTTGTCCGCTCGGGCCTATGATAGAATCTTGAAAGTAGCGCGAACAATTGCTGATCTTGAAGCATCAAATACCATAAACAGCAGGCATATTAGTGAAGCTATTCAGTACCGAAGTTTAGATCGGGAAGGGTGGTTATTATAA
- a CDS encoding aldehyde dehydrogenase, with translation MEHIKIINQQKTFFDSGRTRDLSYIKDKLKALKTNILSNEEAIYEALYNDFKKSRFEAYFSEIGIVVAEIDMTLKNLKYWSKPNKVRAAALNFPSNDYIYSEPYGAVLIIAPWNYPFQLAIAPVISAIAAGNTVVLKPSELTPNTAKIIETILSEVFKNEHLSVIQGGVPETTALLNERWDYIFFTGSVPVGKIVAKAAAQYMTPVTLELGGKNPCIVDDSINIKLVAKRLVWGKFVNAGQTCIAPDYIIAKRSIKSELIHQLKIEIIKAYGEDPKKSTDYPRIVNTKNLKRLSAMLKGVHVVHGGDVDDEDNYLAPTLVDNPSLKTKLMEGEIFGPILPILSYETMEDIELTVSRYEKPLGFYVFSNRKQFYNTLIKKYSFGGGSVNDTMIHFGNPRLPFGGVGESGIGAYHGRLGFDTFSHKKGITIKANWLDIPLRYAPYTNKLKKIKSAFKWLG, from the coding sequence ATGGAACACATTAAGATTATTAATCAGCAAAAAACCTTTTTTGACTCTGGAAGAACTAGAGATTTATCCTATATCAAAGACAAACTGAAAGCACTTAAAACTAATATTCTATCAAATGAAGAAGCGATTTACGAAGCGCTTTATAACGATTTTAAAAAATCGAGATTTGAAGCTTATTTTAGCGAAATCGGGATTGTTGTTGCTGAAATAGATATGACGCTTAAGAATCTTAAATATTGGTCCAAACCAAACAAAGTACGCGCTGCTGCACTAAATTTCCCTTCGAATGATTATATTTATTCAGAACCTTACGGAGCTGTTCTAATTATTGCTCCATGGAATTATCCGTTCCAATTGGCCATTGCACCCGTTATTTCTGCTATTGCAGCAGGAAATACAGTTGTTTTGAAACCGAGTGAGCTTACACCAAATACAGCAAAAATTATTGAAACCATACTCTCAGAAGTATTTAAAAATGAGCATTTAAGTGTAATTCAGGGCGGGGTTCCGGAAACAACTGCTCTTTTGAACGAACGCTGGGATTATATTTTCTTTACTGGAAGTGTTCCGGTGGGTAAAATTGTCGCAAAAGCCGCTGCGCAATACATGACACCTGTTACGCTTGAGTTAGGAGGGAAAAACCCATGTATTGTTGATGATAGTATAAATATAAAATTAGTTGCAAAACGTTTGGTTTGGGGTAAGTTTGTTAATGCTGGGCAAACTTGTATTGCACCAGATTATATTATAGCTAAAAGATCCATAAAGTCTGAGTTAATTCATCAGCTCAAAATTGAAATAATTAAGGCCTACGGAGAAGATCCTAAAAAATCAACAGATTATCCACGAATTGTCAATACAAAAAATTTGAAACGGCTTTCGGCCATGCTCAAAGGAGTTCATGTGGTGCACGGAGGTGATGTCGATGATGAAGACAATTACCTTGCCCCCACTCTAGTGGACAATCCAAGTTTGAAGACTAAACTCATGGAGGGCGAAATTTTTGGTCCAATTCTACCTATTCTCAGCTATGAAACAATGGAAGATATTGAGTTGACAGTTAGCCGTTATGAAAAACCATTAGGGTTTTATGTATTTTCAAATAGAAAACAATTCTACAATACACTCATTAAAAAATACAGTTTTGGTGGTGGCTCAGTAAATGATACGATGATTCATTTTGGTAATCCGAGATTACCATTTGGTGGTGTGGGTGAAAGCGGTATTGGGGCCTATCATGGGCGTTTAGGATTCGATACGTTTTCGCACAAAAAAGGCATTACAATTAAAGCAAATTGGCTTGATATACCATTACGTTATGCACCCTACACAAATAAGCTTAAAAAAATTAAAAGTGCATTTAAATGGCTGGGGTAA
- a CDS encoding RluA family pseudouridine synthase produces MSRIVTNSSNVHVLYEDNHIIAINKRVGDIVQGDKTNDPPLSELVKIYLKYKYNKPGAVFLGVVHRLDRPTSGVVIFAKTSKALKRMNQLFQDKKIDKTYWAIVKKRPVKSKESLTHWLKKNPKTNTTKVYPKEVQDSKKAILHYKTLLKLDNYTLLEVKLETGRSHQIRSQMAYIGCPIKGDLKYGFQRSNADGGIHLHAKAIQFTHPVSKTPIYINAVPPDDVLWNECTKMI; encoded by the coding sequence ATGTCTAGAATTGTAACTAATTCATCTAATGTGCACGTTTTGTATGAAGACAACCACATTATAGCCATCAACAAGAGAGTTGGAGATATTGTTCAAGGGGATAAAACCAATGACCCACCGCTATCAGAATTAGTCAAAATCTATTTAAAGTACAAATACAATAAACCCGGAGCTGTATTTTTAGGAGTTGTACACCGGCTAGATCGGCCGACATCGGGAGTTGTAATTTTTGCAAAAACTTCAAAAGCACTCAAGCGGATGAATCAATTGTTTCAAGACAAAAAAATTGATAAAACCTATTGGGCTATAGTAAAAAAAAGACCAGTTAAATCAAAAGAGAGTTTAACACATTGGTTGAAAAAAAATCCAAAAACCAACACCACAAAAGTGTACCCAAAAGAAGTTCAAGACAGTAAAAAAGCTATTTTGCACTACAAAACACTTTTAAAATTGGACAACTATACACTATTGGAAGTGAAATTAGAAACAGGAAGATCTCATCAAATTAGAAGTCAAATGGCGTATATTGGTTGCCCAATAAAAGGGGATTTAAAGTATGGTTTTCAGCGAAGTAATGCTGATGGAGGAATTCACTTACATGCCAAAGCTATTCAATTTACACACCCGGTATCCAAAACCCCCATCTACATAAATGCAGTGCCACCAGATGATGTTTTATGGAACGAGTGTACTAAAATGATTTAA
- the panB gene encoding 3-methyl-2-oxobutanoate hydroxymethyltransferase, whose amino-acid sequence MTNKKQYKRVTVKSLVEMKAANEKISMLTAYDYTMAKIVDGAGIDVILVGDSASNVMAGHETTLPITLDQMIYHASSVVRAIDRALVVVDLPFGTYQSDSKEALRSAIRIMKESGGHAVKLEGGKEIKDSIKKILNAGIPVMGHLGLTPQSIYKFGTYTVRAKEEEEAKQLLKDAKMLERIGCFAVVLEKIPAKLAKEVAESVSIPVIGIGAGADVDGQVLVLHDMIGMTHEFNPRFLRRYMNLYETMTNSIGQYVSDVKSSDFPNAEEQY is encoded by the coding sequence ATGACAAACAAAAAACAATATAAACGCGTAACCGTCAAGTCTTTGGTTGAAATGAAAGCAGCAAATGAAAAAATATCAATGCTGACCGCCTACGATTATACTATGGCTAAAATAGTTGATGGCGCAGGGATTGACGTGATACTTGTTGGAGACTCAGCGAGTAATGTAATGGCTGGTCATGAAACAACATTACCTATTACCTTGGACCAAATGATTTATCATGCTTCATCTGTTGTACGTGCTATTGATCGTGCACTGGTTGTGGTTGATCTGCCTTTTGGAACTTATCAAAGTGACTCCAAAGAGGCATTGCGGTCTGCAATTCGAATAATGAAAGAGAGTGGTGGACATGCCGTAAAACTTGAAGGAGGAAAAGAAATAAAAGATTCTATTAAAAAAATTCTTAACGCTGGTATTCCTGTAATGGGACACCTAGGGCTTACGCCTCAATCCATATACAAATTTGGTACTTATACAGTCCGTGCTAAAGAGGAAGAAGAAGCAAAACAACTACTCAAAGACGCAAAAATGTTAGAACGGATTGGGTGCTTTGCTGTTGTTCTTGAAAAGATTCCAGCAAAATTAGCAAAAGAAGTCGCTGAAAGTGTCAGTATTCCAGTCATTGGTATTGGTGCTGGAGCTGATGTAGACGGGCAAGTTTTGGTCCTCCACGATATGATTGGAATGACACACGAATTTAATCCGCGCTTTTTACGACGTTATATGAACCTTTACGAAACTATGACTAATAGTATTGGGCAATACGTAAGTGATGTAAAATCGTCTGATTTTCCAAATGCTGAAGAGCAATACTAA
- the dnaK gene encoding molecular chaperone DnaK, protein MSKIIGIDLGTTNSCVSVMEGNEPVVITNAEGRRTTPSVIAFVEGGEIKVGDPAKRQAVTNPEKTVYSIKRFMGNKFSESKQEVGRVPYKVVKGDNDTPRVDIDGRLYTPQELSAMVLQKMKKTAEEFLDHEVSEAVVTVPAYFNDAQRQATKEAGEIAGLKVRRIINEPTAAALAYGLDKKGKDQTIVVFDFGGGTHDVSILELGDGVFEVLATDGDTHLGGDDVDEKIINWLAEEFKADENMDLRKDPMALQRLKEAAEKAKIELSSSAQTEINLPYVTATASGPKHLVRTLSRSKFEQLIDDLVKRTVKPCETALKAAGLSKSDIDEIILVGGSTRIPAVQEAVEKFFGKKPNKGVNPDEVVAVGAAIQGGVLTGDVKDVLLLDVTPLSLGIETMGNVMTKLIEANTTIPTKKSQVFSTAADNQPSVEIHVLQGERAMAGDNKTIGRFHLDGIPPAQRGVPQIEVTFDIDANGIIKVSATDKATNKSQDIRIEASSGLTEEEIEKMKQDAEANADADAKAKETADKLNSADAMIFQTEKQLKEFGDKLSEDKKQPIEAALEELKKAYESKDLAVIDPALEKINEAWKVASEEMYKAQQDAQAAGAAGPEAGSDAQAEGDNVEDVDFEEVK, encoded by the coding sequence ATGAGTAAAATAATTGGAATCGATTTAGGGACAACCAACTCATGTGTCTCCGTAATGGAAGGTAATGAGCCTGTAGTTATCACAAATGCTGAGGGACGTCGCACGACTCCTTCTGTGATTGCTTTTGTAGAGGGTGGTGAGATTAAAGTAGGAGATCCTGCAAAGCGACAAGCAGTAACTAACCCTGAAAAAACGGTTTATTCTATAAAGCGATTTATGGGAAATAAATTTTCTGAATCTAAGCAGGAAGTTGGTCGTGTGCCGTACAAAGTAGTCAAAGGGGATAACGACACTCCTCGAGTAGACATCGACGGGCGCTTGTATACACCACAAGAACTTTCGGCTATGGTACTTCAAAAAATGAAGAAAACTGCTGAGGAATTTTTAGATCATGAAGTGAGTGAAGCAGTTGTAACTGTTCCAGCATATTTCAATGACGCACAGCGGCAAGCAACAAAAGAAGCTGGAGAGATTGCAGGATTAAAAGTACGCCGAATCATCAATGAGCCTACTGCTGCTGCATTAGCCTATGGGTTAGACAAAAAAGGAAAAGACCAAACCATAGTAGTTTTTGACTTTGGTGGTGGAACGCATGACGTTTCTATACTCGAACTTGGTGACGGAGTTTTTGAAGTTCTTGCTACAGATGGAGATACACATCTTGGTGGTGACGATGTTGACGAAAAAATTATCAATTGGTTAGCTGAAGAATTTAAAGCCGACGAAAACATGGATTTACGAAAAGATCCAATGGCGCTACAGCGTTTAAAAGAAGCTGCTGAAAAAGCTAAAATTGAGCTTTCATCTTCTGCACAAACAGAAATTAATCTTCCCTATGTTACTGCAACTGCAAGTGGGCCAAAACACTTAGTGCGCACATTATCTCGTTCCAAATTCGAGCAGTTGATTGATGATTTAGTGAAAAGAACAGTTAAACCTTGTGAAACTGCACTAAAGGCAGCTGGACTTTCTAAAAGTGATATTGACGAGATCATTCTAGTTGGTGGTTCGACCCGAATTCCAGCTGTTCAAGAAGCTGTTGAGAAATTCTTTGGGAAAAAACCAAATAAAGGAGTTAACCCTGATGAAGTTGTTGCGGTTGGAGCTGCAATACAAGGTGGTGTGCTTACAGGAGACGTAAAAGACGTTCTGTTATTGGATGTTACTCCGCTATCGCTTGGAATTGAAACCATGGGTAATGTAATGACTAAATTAATTGAAGCTAATACGACTATCCCAACAAAGAAATCACAAGTGTTTTCAACTGCAGCAGATAACCAACCTTCTGTAGAAATTCATGTCTTACAGGGTGAGCGTGCTATGGCAGGAGACAACAAAACAATTGGACGTTTTCATTTGGACGGTATTCCACCCGCACAGCGAGGAGTACCCCAAATCGAAGTTACTTTTGATATCGATGCAAATGGAATCATCAAAGTTTCTGCAACAGATAAAGCAACAAACAAGTCACAAGACATCCGAATTGAAGCTTCATCTGGTTTGACAGAAGAGGAAATTGAAAAAATGAAGCAAGACGCTGAAGCTAATGCAGATGCAGATGCCAAGGCAAAAGAAACTGCTGACAAGCTCAATAGTGCTGATGCTATGATTTTTCAAACTGAAAAGCAACTAAAAGAATTTGGAGACAAACTTTCTGAAGATAAAAAACAGCCAATTGAAGCAGCTCTAGAGGAGCTGAAAAAGGCTTATGAAAGTAAAGATCTTGCTGTTATCGACCCTGCCTTAGAGAAAATCAACGAGGCTTGGAAAGTTGCAAGTGAAGAAATGTATAAAGCACAACAAGATGCACAAGCAGCTGGTGCCGCTGGTCCTGAAGCAGGTTCCGATGCTCAAGCTGAAGGCGATAATGTTGAAGATGTGGATTTCGAAGAAGTAAAGTAA
- a CDS encoding Brp/Blh family beta-carotene 15,15'-dioxygenase, translating into MKIIYRFSIVSSFLGLWITTLFPEDFELILGFFLIFTFGMIHGSNDILIINSLTNKSNFNFGKILMTYLLVVVSAVLVFYWFPSLALILFIVFSAYHFGEQHWEEDLKLVHTNYKRIYFFLYGLFILFMVFYFNDDNVKMIINEIAGIKLYDLYSKEISIALGASIVVFLLITLRQNKIELNTIIKELFTLIILMIIFKSSSLIWGFTIYFIIWHSIPSLLEQIKFAYGDLKRVHIMEYTKAALPYWIVSLAGMSLLYFVLKDEKHFYSLFFAFIAAVTFPHAIVMLRMFSKKK; encoded by the coding sequence ATGAAAATTATTTATAGATTCTCAATCGTTTCAAGCTTCCTAGGATTGTGGATTACAACCTTATTTCCCGAAGATTTTGAATTGATTTTAGGTTTTTTTCTGATCTTTACTTTTGGTATGATTCATGGTTCCAATGATATTTTAATTATAAATTCATTGACAAATAAATCTAATTTTAACTTTGGTAAAATATTAATGACTTATCTCCTAGTAGTGGTAAGTGCAGTACTTGTATTTTATTGGTTTCCTAGCTTAGCACTTATTCTTTTCATAGTGTTTAGCGCCTATCATTTTGGCGAACAACATTGGGAAGAAGATTTAAAACTTGTTCATACTAATTACAAAAGGATTTATTTTTTTTTGTATGGCCTGTTTATATTATTCATGGTCTTTTATTTTAATGATGATAATGTGAAAATGATTATCAATGAAATTGCCGGGATCAAACTTTATGATTTGTACTCAAAAGAAATTTCAATAGCACTGGGCGCTTCAATAGTTGTGTTTCTATTGATCACGCTGAGGCAAAATAAAATTGAACTCAACACAATTATTAAAGAACTTTTCACACTTATCATACTAATGATAATTTTTAAATCCTCTTCATTAATATGGGGGTTTACTATCTACTTCATCATTTGGCATAGTATTCCTTCGCTGTTGGAGCAAATTAAATTTGCTTATGGCGATCTAAAGCGAGTACATATCATGGAGTATACAAAAGCTGCACTCCCTTATTGGATAGTTTCATTGGCTGGTATGAGTCTATTATATTTTGTTTTGAAAGATGAAAAACATTTTTATAGTCTATTTTTCGCATTTATAGCTGCTGTCACATTTCCTCACGCTATCGTAATGCTGAGGATGTTTTCAAAAAAAAAATAA
- a CDS encoding bacteriorhodopsin-like, whose amino-acid sequence MTNLFLPLVAGGGDVNDPVNFTFFIGCMAMMAASAFFFLSLNQFDKKWRTSVLVSGLITFIAAVHYWYMRDASMAGDVSNVTAFRYVDWILTVPLMCVEFYLILKVAGATKSLLWKLIGLSVVMLVTGYFGETMGNAVMWGTVSGIAYFIIVYEIWLGGAAKMAKEAGGDVLHAHKILCWFVLVGWAIYPIGYMAGTEGWYDVLPTEGLAMDVWYNIADAINKIGFGLVIYSLAVKKTA is encoded by the coding sequence ATGACAAATTTATTCTTACCACTTGTTGCTGGCGGCGGAGACGTCAACGACCCAGTGAATTTCACATTCTTTATTGGATGTATGGCAATGATGGCAGCTTCTGCCTTCTTTTTCTTATCTCTAAATCAGTTTGACAAAAAATGGAGAACTTCCGTTTTAGTTTCTGGTTTAATTACATTTATTGCAGCTGTACACTATTGGTACATGCGTGACGCATCTATGGCTGGAGACGTGTCTAATGTAACGGCTTTCCGTTATGTTGACTGGATCCTTACTGTTCCATTAATGTGTGTTGAATTCTATCTTATACTTAAAGTTGCTGGTGCAACTAAAAGTCTTCTTTGGAAACTAATCGGACTTTCAGTTGTAATGCTTGTAACTGGATATTTCGGTGAAACAATGGGCAACGCTGTTATGTGGGGTACTGTTTCTGGAATTGCATATTTTATAATTGTATACGAAATATGGCTTGGTGGAGCTGCTAAAATGGCTAAAGAAGCTGGAGGTGATGTTCTACATGCACACAAAATTCTATGCTGGTTCGTTTTAGTTGGTTGGGCAATTTACCCAATTGGATATATGGCCGGTACAGAAGGTTGGTACGATGTGCTTCCAACTGAAGGCTTAGCAATGGATGTATGGTACAACATTGCTGATGCCATAAATAAAATCGGTTTCGGTTTAGTGATTTACAGTTTAGCAGTTAAGAAAACTGCCTAA